AAGAAGATTGTTTAGTTTCAGATGTTTGCGATATTCTATATAAGATTCAAATACGGGAAATAATTGAACCGTTAAATCACAAAACTTCCCAACAGCCCAGATTATATGGGTTTCACACTCTGCACATATTCCGTTGACTAAAACAAATACAATTTTACTAGTCGTATTTACCCTTGTTGTTGATGCATCTATGGAGACGACTAATAGTTGCTTTTGGTGCCTATGATGAGTGTTCGATGTAATTAGTATTTTGTGGTGGTAATTACCGTACAAAACCGAATTACGCAGCAACTTTGTAGAGTTAGTTATGGTATAGTTAAAAAGTTAAGACTAGCTTTGCCAAAAGTAAAACGCTCTACGCATCGGTGACATTTGCAAGACGGAAAGCAGTTTTGATTAAGCATTTACTAAACAAAATCTGAATTGAATCGAGGTTATGACTCAGCAAGTAATTCACCCAATGGTGAAATTGCAGCTTAACGTGCAATCACTCGTAGAATCGAATATTATCAAGCCATCTGATAGCATTTGGAAAATTGCTTTGCTCTATGGCAATGAATGGCAGTACTGGAAACAAGAACTGTTGGATTTTGGCTTTAGTATGCAAGATCCGATCGGTGAATTGTTAGCAGTAGAAGCTTGGGACGAAGAGTAAGGTTTGAAGTATGGGAGATGAAATTTTTCAGCCTTCATACTTGCTTGTATATGTCATTAGCAGGTAGCTAGTGCCGCAGCTAATTCTTGAGCAGTCTGATAGCGATCGCGTGGCAATGGCTCTGTAACGCGATCGATAATCGCTCTTAATTGAGGAGTAATTGTCGGAACACTAGTTACATCAAACCGAAAATGTCGCCCTCGCTGGTGGTAAAACTTGAAAGGATTTTCACCAGTCAGCAGGAAAATTAAGGTAGGGCCAATGGCGTATAAGTCTGATTGGGTGAGGGGTTGTCCTCGTTCTTGTTCGGGAGCGCAGTAGCCCTCAGCACCAATCCGAGTACCTGGGGCCGTACCAATTTCCTTAACCGCACCAAAATCAAGTACTACTATACGATTGTTAGAATTTCGCACCATAAGATTAGCGGGTTTAATATCCCGGTGAATCAATGGTGGTTGCTGACTGTGGAGATAATCTAAAATATCGCAGGTCTGAATCATCCAAGCGATCGCTTGACTTGGGATAACTGGCCCTGTGGTATAAATACGTTTTTCTAAATCTTGTCCGTGGACTAATTCCATCGCCAAATATTTTTTGCCGCCCTCAACAAAAAAGTCATAATATTTGGGAATTCCCGGATGATGAAGCGATTTGAGAGTATAAGCCTCCCGTTCAAATAATTCCTGGGCTTTAGCTATTTTCACCATATCGGCGTTCATCTGTTTTAACACCAGCAGTTGTGGGTGTCCGGCGATCGCACCTGCTGCATCCCAAGCAAGATAGGTAGTACCCATGCCTCCTTGCCCCAAAGTTCGTAAAACCTGATACTGGCGAATAGTCTTTTGCACCGATAAAGGTTGACCGCAATGGATGCAAAAGAGATTGTTGGGAGAGTTCCCTTCATGAGTACAGCTAGAAGATGAAGGCGCAAAGGTTTTTTCCGTTGAGCCGGGAATTTCTTTTTGCCGCGGCCAAGATTCTGGTGTTGTTACCTCCTGAAGTTGAAATTTTAGGATTGGGCCTCCCTGTGCTAGTTGCAGCAGGGAATTATCTGGTAGTTGGCTCTGAGTTACAAGGACGCCATTGAGGAAAGTTCCATTCGTACCATGACTAATTACCTGCCATGAATTGCCATTTTTGGCAGAATTGACTGGCTTAAGTTCTAAATGATAGCGGGAAACTAAACTATCATTTAATACCACATGATTATCCGCCGCGCGTCCCACTTTAATCGCGGAGGAGTTTTCAAAATACCATTGCTTGAGTGGCGTTTTTTGTTGCGGTTCTAGCAGTGTCAGAGTAACCACAATACAAGGTTAAAGGATGAAGGATAAAGGTTAAAAAATTGAGATGCAACTATCATTGGCCATAGTTTTGTTAGGTATTAACAACCTACCATTAGGGTGGTTGCAGTCTATAAAGATAGATAAGTCAAACTTCATATTTCATACTTATTTTGAACTGTCCAGATTGGGACGCACTTTTGCTCGGATTAGGATAGCGGTGATATTGTCATGACCATTGTATTGGTTTGCCAAATCAATTAGGTCTGTAACACCAGCTTCTAAATTAGTACCAGAGCCAAGCAAAGGAAGTAAGTGTGTTTGCCAATGGGTTTCTAATAAATCATTATCCGATAAACCGTCCGAGGCTAGTATAAAGAGAGTATCTTCATTAATCTCGAAAAACTCTACATCAGGATTAATTGAGTGTTCGTCACGGGGCCCTAGGGCTTGGGTAAGTTGGTAAGCATCGGGACGAGCATAAGCGATGCTGGCTTCTACTCCTCTCGTAATTTCACGTTGACCGACTTCGTGATCGACTGTGATTTGTTCCAATCCTCGTTTATGAGTTACGCAATAAAGGCGGCTATCTCCTACATGAGCAACTGCGGCGTGGCTGTCCTGAATTAAGAGCATTACTAGGGTAGTACCCATGCGCCCAACTCCAGAACGCACTTCTTTTTGATTCAGATCGTAAATTGCCTGATTTGCGAGATATACTGCTTCCCGGATTTCATCTTCTGTTGGCAGTTGGTTGGCAATCCAATGTTCTTGAAAGTATTGTCGCAAAGTATTGACTGCTAACTCACTAGCTACCTCGCCGCCCGCGTGTCCCCCCATACCGTCGCAGAGAATATATAAACCACGGGCTTGTAGAACTCTAGTTCTAGGTAACTCTAGTTTGTTAATGTTGGTTTCAATGCCAAAGTAGTCTTCATTGTGATGACGTTGACGACCCACATCAGTTTGTCCTGTATCTTGCAAGCTGCTTAACTGCATTGGCAAGACCACTGTAGGCATATCGTCGTTTTTGGCGTTGAAATCGTCTAACTCATCAAATTGCAGCATAGTTGGTGCAGTGTTGTACTGCTCCTGTGTTGGGGGCAAAGTTTCAATTGTCGGTGCAACGATTTCGGTAGACATTTCTTCCAAACGCGATCGCAATTGGGCAATGGTTTCAATCTTACCCAGTTCCAAATCACCTAACATCTGGACTACCGAGCCAAACTGAGTGCGTTGAGACTGTCTAAATAAAGCTTGCCAAACACGCCCCAAAGCTTTGATTGTTAAAGGTTGCTCTTGTTCAACAGATGTTTGCTCTGTTAAATTCGCTAGCACAGGATGAAATTCTTCCGAATACAAGCGTCCTAGGGCTAGAGTTTGGTCTTCATCCAAAAGCAAATTCGACAAATCCAAAAGACTTTGACAACAATTTACGGGTTCTAGGACTGCCCATAATTGGGTCATCTGATAGCACCAGTGTAAAATTTGCAATGAACTTGTAGTGTTTTCTTGCCACAAGTCAAGTAAACGCGGCCAATTTGAGCGATCTTGGATGAGTACGACCTGCATCTCATCTTTATGCCATGCATCATGAATTGGCGGAATTCCTGGATGTCCCTGTGGTTGTAAGGCTACATAAGGTTTAGCCAGTTGGGGAATTGCGCTTGCTTCTACTGATGGTGTTACTAGTCCCTTTTGGCGATTTTCTAACATCGCCAAAAAAGGTGAGATTTGATATGGTTGGCAATCTAAGACTTGAATACACACTTCAGTATTCGCAGCAGGTTCTTCTACACTTGGTAGCGGGTCTAATATTTGATAGCGTTGCTCTGGGTCTAAATAAGAGCCTACTACAAGCTGGGAGCTACTAGCTGTAGAGGATAGAGAAGGTATGACATCCTCATCTTTTCCTGCTTCCTGAATTTCGCGATCGCCCCCAGTTCCTATTTCCTCGCTACCAGTGGCTACTTTGCCAATAATTGCCAACCACACTGTTCCGCAGTCTGCGCCACAATTAAGACAACTTTTGGCGTTGACAGGTACGGAGGTACTACATTCCGGGCAGATCTTCTGGGTCAGGGATGCACCACAGTTTTGGCAGAATTTATTGGTATTGAAGTTTTCAAATTTACACTGAGGGCAAATCAGCATAGTGGAAGTTCCTCATTCCCGTTCCAAGGTGCTTCTAGCCATCAAATATCCAAAGTTTCACAACTGGCTACCCCTGCCTAAAGTAGACATCATAAAAAATTGTGATTTCACTTGTGAATTTTGCTGGCAGTATTAATTGTGACGCATATTAGCTAAATATTTCAGATATCGGCAAGTCAATTTCTTTAAAAAGGAGGGTAGAGAAGCAGAAAGTAAAGAGGGATGAGGGAGTGGCGGGAGTTTTCTTCCCCATTTCCTCATCTTTCCTCTCCCCACCATCTCTCCTCCTTGCCCAATGTCCAATGATTATTGACCATTGACTTTGGGCTTTTCGTGTCACACTTCATTACTCAGCGGTATTTGGATTGCAAAACAGGTACGGTTTGACCCGCTTTCAACCTCGATTGTTCCTCCTAAGTGTTTGGTAAGTTTCTGTACTAATGCTAAACCCAATCCAGTACCACCCTGCTTCCAGGGATCGTTACTGGGAATGCGGTAAAACTTATCGAAAATTCGGGGTATTTCAGCACTAGGAATTTCTACACCAGAATTAATCACTTGAAATTGGATATTGTGAGCTTTTAATTGGGCGGAAATAGTAATTTCTGCATCTGGAGGGCTGAATTTACAGGCATTGGTGAGCAGTTCTATTAAAATACGTTCTAGGCTGAATGGATCGCAGGCTACTAAAGGAAGATTAGCTGCTACGCTGAGACGCAACTTTTGCTCGCAAGAATTACGGTTGCGTGCTTTAAAGACTTCTACCACTCGCCACAGCCATTGCTGTACTTGAATAGTTTCAAGTACTAAAGGCTTTGCACCTGTATCTAACCTTTGCAAATCTAAGAAGTTACTAATGAGATTAATTTCGCGATCGCACTCATTATCTAAAATTTCATAATAGCGAGATGCTTTCGAGCGTTCTGCTTGTGGCTTTGTCATTTCTGACAAAAAGTTTTGCTCTTGATTTAGTGCAATTCCCAGCATTTGAATCGCCATTTTCATATTAGTTAATGGTGTACGTAATTCGTGGGAAACCGTACTTAGAAATTCATCTTTGAGGCGATTGAGGCTTTCCATTTCCTCTAATTGCGCCTGCACAGCTTCTTGGCTATCTTTTAAAGCAACTTCTGCTAACTTACGCTCTGTAATATCTATGCAGCATCCAATGTAACCTACAAACTTGCCATTGGGCGTAAACCTAGGAACGCCACTATCTAAAATCCAACGATATTCTCCATCATGTCGTTTGAGGCGATATTCCATCTCAAATTTGCCTCTTGCATGAAAAGCAGAATCATAGATTTCTTGGCAAAATTCTTGGTCTTGTGGATGTACTCCTTCCAGCCAGCCTAATCCTTGCTGCTGCTCCATACTACGTCCCGTAAATTTTAACCAAGATTGATTAAAAAAGGTAAACAGTCCATCAATTCCTGCCATCCATAACATTACTGGTGCAGTATTAGCCATCGTGTGAAAGCGTTGTTCGCTTTCTCGTAAAGCATCTTCTGCCTGTTTGTGCGCAGTAATATCTTCTAAAACCATGAGAATATGGGGATTTTTTCGCGGACATTTCTCAATAGAGTCAGCATCTATAAGATACTTTTCATCCTCATCAAGTAAAAACCGCGCTACAACTTTTACCCACAAAATCTTACTGGCAGGACAATCTAAACGAAATTCCCAGTTGGCAGTTTCACTATGAGATGAATTATTAAATAAGTCTCTAAACGCATCAAATAATCTTTGTTTATCTGAATGTTCAAATAAGTTAAAAACAGACGTATTAATCAATTCTTCTACGGTGTAGCCGAGACATTTGGCACCAAACTGATTAACAGATAAAATTATTCCACTGGTATCCAAACTGAAATATACAGAAGGAATATTTTCATAAAGCCTACGGTAGAACTTAAGTTCCTCTTGGTGAGGATACAGAGTTTCTGATGGAGAAATTTCTAAATCACAGGCTCGTTCAGGTACAAGTTCCAAGTGTGCAGGCGTTGCATACAAGATATCTTGTTGTTCGCGAGTGTTATGCCATACCGATTGCTGATTGCGGCTCATAAGACTGAATAACTTGCACCCAAAGACTGATACAGACAAGGGCAGGAATAAAAAAAGATTATTATACTGTTTCTAAATTGTTTTTTGCTCTAAAGAACCAAAAACTTATGTAACAAATATAATCACTATTTTGTCATTTGTAATTTTTAGTTCAAAGTAATCAATAAATATGTTTAGTAAAATACATTATTTTATTTTTTTAATTTAAAAATCCAAACTCATCTCAGAACTGCTGTTTAAAAGCAGTTTAGATCGGATTATCTTTCTTAGTAATCTCTTAAAAAAGAATAAGCAATATTACTTATTTGAGTCAGTAATTTAGCAGGTAAATATTCGATCGATTCACTAATTTGTAGCTATTCAACCAAGAAAAATTTCTAGTTCAGCACGGGTGAGGTCACGCCACTGCCCTGGTTGTAGATTATGTAATTGTAAGTGAGCGATACTTACCCTAACCAATCGCAGAGTTGGGAACCCTACAGCCGCAGTCATTCGCCGCACCTGACGATTTTTTCCTTCAGTTAAAGTTATTTCTAGCCAAGCTGTAGGTACATTTTTCCGAAACCTAATTGGGGGATTGCGATCGCCTACAGATGGTTCTTCTAATAATAAGCGGACTTTTGCTGGTCGAGTGCGGTAATCTTGAATTTTTATACCTGTTTGCAATTTATTGATAGCCTCGGCATCCGGAATTCGTTCTACCTGCGCCCAATAAGTACGTTCGTGCCCAAATCGAGGATTGGCAAGACGATGTTGCAATTGTCCATTGTTCGTCAACAGTAGTAACCCTTCACTATCCCAATCTAAACGCCCTACAGGATACACATCAGGCACGGGAATATAGTCTTTCAGGGTACGGTGTTTGGGAGTTTCCTGCGTAAATTGGCTCAGAACGCCATAGGGTTTGTGAAAAATAATATATCTGTATTTGGACATAGGGCATTGGTCATTTTGTTATTTGTTCCTTTGCTTCCTTGTTCTCCCTATCTTCCCTATTTCCCACACCCCGCGCCGACTGACAGAATTAAGCAAGAGCTTGGGCATTCTAAGAACAAGAATACAGTCAAGGGTGAATGATGCCAAGTTCCAAAATCTGTCGGCGGTCTTTCTTGTTTTTGGGAGGTGCTGCCTTGGCATACGGATTAACACTAGCACTACCAGTTACAGCTCAACCTGTACAAGTGAAGAAGGGTAAGGTTAACGGTATTTCTTTTTATCAAACAATTATCGATCTCACTGATCCCAATACTTTCATGACTATTGGATTAGCAAATAATGCAACTTTTGCTAACACTATGCAGAAAACCAGTGGTGATGAAGAATTTAACAACCTAGTAGCCCGTCATCGTGCTGCTGTCATTGCTAATGGTACTTTTTTTGCGAAAAATGCCCAAAAAACAGTCATGGGTAATATGGTGGCAGAAGGTAGATTTCTGAAATACAGCCAGTGGGAAAACTTTGGTACAACCTTAGGGTTGCGAGTCGGGAATCAACCAGAAATGGTGACAGCAAGAGTTGATGGTAAACCTCAATGGCATCAACATTGGTTTTCAATCACCTGCGGCCCTAGACTTTTACGCCAAGGAGAGATTTGGCTGCAACCAACTATTGAAGGCTTCAAAGATCCTGCTGTTTTAGGCACTGGTGCGCGGACAGCAATTGGGTTTCCTGTTGATGGAAAAAAGCTGTTTTTGGTAAATTTTGATATTGCCTTAAATTTGCAGCAAGAAGCGCAAGCGATGAAAGCCATTGGCTGTTATGAAGCAATGAATTTAGATGGTGGTGCATCGAAAGCTTTAGCTGCCAATGGTAAAATTTTAGTCCCTGCTGGAAGGCCACTGACGAATGTAATTGTGGTCTATGATACTAAGAATCCTGCGCCAAGAACTTTACAACAAGCATGGGTCAGGTTTCAAAAAGGCAATCGCTCGGCACTCGCTGGTGGTTAACTTAGAGGTACAAGATTGCGATCGCAGCAAAAACAATAACAGCAAAAGGCTGAACGCTGGCCTCAAAAGTTGCGTCAGTTGGGGATTGAACCTGATGACATTTAATCAACAGCAGTCGTCTCTTCTATGATAAGAAAAAACCCCGACCCAAGAGTCGGGGAATATCGTGTAGGTTCAATGTATACCTGTATTCTTTGTACCAAGTAAAAATGAAGAAAATCTGAGGATTGATGAGCAACCAGATATTTCTATCAAAATAAAAACCCCGATCGGGCAATCGGGGTAATATTCTAATTCCGTCTTATTTTTAGACATTATTTTTTTAACAGATAAATGTGAAGAAAATGTGAGGTCTAAGGATGATCTGCTTGCCGATGGCAGCTTGCTCATTCTCAACATGGAAGGGATAGGCGACCCACTCACCTCAGGATTTGTTAACCCCCTTGCTCCTAGCCGTAAGCAAAATGGTACAATCTACATCCATGCTAGGGGTGCCGGAATAACAAGGCTGAGATCACACCCTTAACACCTGAGTCTGGGTAATACCAGCGGAGGGAAGCTGTTTATCGAGGAATTCAATATGCGGACAGAATGGGTTGCCAAGCGGCGTGGGCAGAGCAATGTGACTCAAATGCACTACGCGCGTCAGGGTGTTATCACTGAAGAAATGCACTATGTCGCCCAGAGGGAAAATCTTCCCGCCGATCTCATTCGTGAGGAAGTGGCGCGGGGAAGGATGATTATCCCAGCTAATATTAATCACACTAACCTAGAGCCAATGTGCATTGGCATTGCTTCTAAATGTAAAGTAAATGCCAATATTGGAGCTTCACCCAACTCTTCCAATCTTCAAGAAGAAGTAGATAAGCTGAAACTAGCAGTGAAGTATGGTGCTGATACTGTGATGGACTTATCCACAGGCGGCGGTAATTTGGATGAAATTCGTACCGCTATTATCAACGCCTCACCTGTCCCGATTGGGACAGTACCAGTTTACCAGGCTTTAGAAAGCGTCCACGGCACTATTGAAAAACTTACCCCTGATGACTTTCTTCATGTCATCGAAAAACACGCCCAGCAAGGAGTAGACTACCAAACTATCCACGCGGGAATTTTGTTAGAGCATTTGCCCTTGGTGAGAAGCCGCATCACTGGAATTGTCTCTCGTGGCGGTGGTATTTTGGCAAGGTGGATGTTATATCATCACAAACAAAATCCTCTATACACCCACTTCCGGGACATTATTGAAATTTTCAAGAAGTATGATGTCTCCTTTAGTTTAGGTGATTCCCTACGCCCTGGCTGCACTCATGATGCCTCAGATGCTGCGCAATTAGCAGAATTGAAAACCCTTGGACAGCTCACCCGTAGAGCCTGGGAAGATAACGTACAGGTGATGGTAGAAGGCCCTGGACACGTACCAATGGATCAAATTGAGTTTAACGTCCGCAAGCAAATGGAAGAGTGTTCTGAAGCGCCTTTCTACGTGCTGGGGCCATTGGTGACAGATATTGCTCCTGGTTATGACCACATTACCTCAGCTATAGGCGCAGCAATGGCTGGTTGGTACGGTACAGCAATGCTATGCTATGTCACACCTAAAGAACACCTAGGATTGCCGAATGCCGAAGATGTCCGTAATGGGTTAATAGCTTATAAGATAGCTGCACACGCGGCTGATATCGCAAGACATCGCCCAGGGGCTAGGGATAGAGATGATGAACTCTCCAAAGCCCGTTATAACTTTGACTGGAACCGTCAGTTTGAATTAGCACTCGACCCAGAAAGAGCTAAAGAATACCACGACGAAACTTTACCAGCAGATATTTATAAAACTGCTGAGTTCTGTTCGATGTGCGGGCCTAAGTTCTGTCCAATGCAAACTAAAGTTGATGCTGATGCATTGACAGAGTTAGAAAAATTCTTGGCAAAAGAAGCTGTTACCCAATCTTAAATTACTCAAGTAGGGTGGGCGTTGCCGACCCTACTACTAATTTTCATGTTCCACAATAATGCAACGTCAAAAATTGCTTTGATATCAAGCGGTAAAATAAATCCTACTCACTTTTTTTGAACATTAAACCCTCTCTTGAGATATCCCTGTTCTGTCATTTTCGCAAAACAATAATCTTAGTTAAACATTGGAATCTTGATTTAATCAAGCATTGAACTTTTATTTGCTAATAAAAACTAAAATTTCTAGCCAAAAACGGAAAATTCAAGCTCCAAAAGACTTTCACCGATAGGCTTTTCCTACTTTGACATAAAAAAATATCCCCTACCCCATTCAAGGTAGGGGGTTTAGTGAATTTTATATCTTTTGTAAAACTACTTAACAGAGACAGCATCAACATCGATAGTGCTTGCGGTGGAGGTAGAATCCTCAGAAGTGTTTGGGTTATCAACGTTGATACCCTTACGGGCTTTCCAGCCTTCAATAACTAATCCAGACACCTCAGTAACTAACAGGGTCAACAGTAAAACATCATCAACTTCTCCCACAATGGGTATAAAATCTGGGGCGATATCAATAGGACTGAGAATATAAACAATAGTTCCTAAAATTACCCACCAACGGTACTTTGGATTCCGAAGCAGATCGCGATACCAAGTGTAAACTGATTGGATTGAAAATTTCATGTTTTTAACCTCCAGTTACCTTTAATTTTGACAAATTATTCTTAAAAATCCTGGTGGGAATAACCGCCCAACTTAGTCTGGAAGATGCGACACTCATCTTTCAGGAAATATGGCTGTTCTTTTTTAACGTAAAATTTTTCACAAATATTGTATGAATATCTTATGTGAGAATACTAACAACCTAAGTATTTATTTTGCTTATTGAGCGTAAATTTACTTAATTTAAGCTAGAGAAAAACGTAACTTAACGATGAACAAGCATGATTTCGGCATATTTAAAACGTTTCCTCTACAGATGGTTCTCATTATGCCGTTTGTCTTGCAAATCTTTGCAGCAATGGATTTAGTAAGCTACTTGTCATTTAATGAATGGACAAAAAGCTGTCAACGACTTATCCCTCTTCTAAGAAACAGAAATGTTTCTTTACATCCATTGGGAATGCGATTGCTTTCCTCAGACGCTTTTGTTACTTCAGGGAAAGAAAAATAGTCAGAAATTCAACTGGCGATGGGGAAACTGATTGGAGAAGCACGAAAATCATTCATGAAACCAATTAATTTCAAAAAGCAACGTTTCATGCCAGGAATGTTAAAGACTGTGAGCCAAGGTTGAATCAAACAGTAAAAAATATATGGTTGAATAATCAATCTTAGGTTATTTAAGGCACTCTTCCATGTAGTGCCGGATTCCCAGTAAGGATGTTTGCTATATACAGCAAGATTAGAGTCTGTACAAGTTGATACTCCCACAGTAGATGTTGTGCTTGATTGCTGATGAAATTGGAAGTAACTGGCTTGAATACTGACTAATAGATAGGCACTAAAAATAATTTCCCACCACCGTTCAATACTAGCATAATCAGTTAGGCGGAAATCAGCCCAGGAGCGAATTGCAACGATAAACTCCAGTTCTAACTTTTCTAGATAGCTGATTACAGCTCCACTTTCTCCGTACAAACTATCCGCTAAAACTAACTTGATTTTAAATCCCCATTCTTTCAACTCTTGAATAATCTCTATTGCTATTTGGGGTTTACTCTTATATTCATCTCCTGATTTCATGCGGTTTTTAGGCTTAAATATTTTAAACATTAATGGATAAGTAATCCCATCTACTACCCCATAAGCATTTACTGATACTATTCCATTCTCTGTCTTGCCTAAATTTCCAATATATTGGCGAGTTACATAATCTGTTGCTTTCCCCTTTTTCTTGTCTCCTGTTTCGTCAATACATAAAATTATTTCTCTTTCTCCAATCAATATTTTTGTTAACCACAGCCTAATTTCTCTTAACTTTTTGACATCCCACAGTGCATCTCTCAAAAAATGATGTAGTGATTGACCGTCTTTTAACTCTGCTATTTTCGCTATCTCTGGTAGCGATTTATTCCGGATTTCTGAGAGCATTCCCAAGTGTAAATATTTGAATGCTTCAAAATTTCTTACATCCTCAAATAATGAATCATAGTGTTGACAGTAGTTATCGATGAATGCGACTGTGCTTGCTGCCTGTCTGCGTGGCGTAACCATCCCCTTCAATTACTGTTTCCGATTTCCTTCCTGATTATACTCCTCCCGTAGTAACAAAAGAGGGATGAAAGTACGCTGTTGATTTTGCAACACCGTCTCAAAGACAAACTAGAACGTCCAGCAATTGCCGTCATTCGCGATTACGGTCACTTGCTCCAAGTAGAATGCTATCCCGGACAACTCAATCAAGTTTTGATGAATATTTGGGTGAATGCCATAAATGCTTTAGACGAATTAAATCTCAAGCGCACCGATCTAGAGATAGAAGAAAATCCCAGGCAAATTACCATTCGCACCTCAGTTAACGATTCGCAATGGGTGGAAATTGCGTTGGCGAAGCCCCGCTGAAGGCATCGCTGATAACGCCTTAGGAATGCCAGAAGACGTGAAAAACCGCATCTTCAATCCCTTCTTCACCACTAAACCCGTGGGTAAAGGCACAGGTATGGGCATGGCAATCGGCTATCAAATTATTAACGAAAAACATCAAGGCAAATTGTTGTGTTTTTCTATCCTGGGTGAAGGAACTGAATTTGTCATTCAATTGCCTATCCAGCAGCAAGTTAGCACAGCAGCCTCAAGGACTTAACGCCATTTTTTATTAAAACTTTTACAGCTAAACTAACTCTCAAATCCTGATATTCTTGCCTCTAACTTACTAAGCACAATTCTCTAGCCCACATTACCTTTTCAGTTTTTCGAGAAATTTATTTTTTGGAAGCCCCTCATTTTGCATTAATCTCTAGAATTAAAATGCTTTAGCAAATTTGCTCTAGATATGGCGGGAGGAGATTGAAACAGTGGATATTTTAGATTTGTTTTACAAGGGCGGCCCAGCAATGTGGCCTTTGCTAGCGCTATCGATTTTAGCTTTAAGCGTAATTTTTGAGCGTTTGTGGTTCTGGCTGCGAATTCTTACTCAAGAAAAAGAAATAGTCGATCGCGTTCTGGATGCTGCTGCTGATAATTGGGAAACAGCCGCGGACATTGCCAAACAAGCAACTAATCAACCCATCGGTAGGTTTCTCTTCGCTCCCTTACGCTTATTGAAACCCGATCCAGAGACTTTTCGATTAGCATTGGAAGCCACCGCAGAAGATGAGTTAGCGGGAATGCGGCGAGGTGAAAAACTTTTAGAAGCTGTAATTGCTCTCGCACCACTGTTAGGTTTGTTAGGTACGGTTTTAGGCTTAATCCGTTCTTTACGCGCAATTCGGATTGGCGACTTGGGAACTGAATCTACAGCTGGGGTGACTACAGGTATTGGTGAATCCCTAATTAGTACAGCAACTGGTCTAATTGTGGCTATTGTAAGTTTGGTATTTTACCGCCTATTTCAAAGTTTT
The genomic region above belongs to Calothrix sp. NIES-2098 and contains:
- a CDS encoding thiamine biosynthesis protein ThiC is translated as MRTEWVAKRRGQSNVTQMHYARQGVITEEMHYVAQRENLPADLIREEVARGRMIIPANINHTNLEPMCIGIASKCKVNANIGASPNSSNLQEEVDKLKLAVKYGADTVMDLSTGGGNLDEIRTAIINASPVPIGTVPVYQALESVHGTIEKLTPDDFLHVIEKHAQQGVDYQTIHAGILLEHLPLVRSRITGIVSRGGGILARWMLYHHKQNPLYTHFRDIIEIFKKYDVSFSLGDSLRPGCTHDASDAAQLAELKTLGQLTRRAWEDNVQVMVEGPGHVPMDQIEFNVRKQMEECSEAPFYVLGPLVTDIAPGYDHITSAIGAAMAGWYGTAMLCYVTPKEHLGLPNAEDVRNGLIAYKIAAHAADIARHRPGARDRDDELSKARYNFDWNRQFELALDPERAKEYHDETLPADIYKTAEFCSMCGPKFCPMQTKVDADALTELEKFLAKEAVTQS
- a CDS encoding integral membrane sensor signal transduction histidine kinase, producing the protein MRWRSPAEGIADNALGMPEDVKNRIFNPFFTTKPVGKGTGMGMAIGYQIINEKHQGKLLCFSILGEGTEFVIQLPIQQQVSTAASRT
- a CDS encoding putative transposase, translating into MVTPRRQAASTVAFIDNYCQHYDSLFEDVRNFEAFKYLHLGMLSEIRNKSLPEIAKIAELKDGQSLHHFLRDALWDVKKLREIRLWLTKILIGEREIILCIDETGDKKKGKATDYVTRQYIGNLGKTENGIVSVNAYGVVDGITYPLMFKIFKPKNRMKSGDEYKSKPQIAIEIIQELKEWGFKIKLVLADSLYGESGAVISYLEKLELEFIVAIRSWADFRLTDYASIERWWEIIFSAYLLVSIQASYFQFHQQSSTTSTVGVSTCTDSNLAVYSKHPYWESGTTWKSALNNLRLIIQPYIFYCLIQPWLTVFNIPGMKRCFLKLIGFMNDFRASPISFPIAS
- a CDS encoding MotA/TolQ/ExbB proton channel, whose protein sequence is MDILDLFYKGGPAMWPLLALSILALSVIFERLWFWLRILTQEKEIVDRVLDAAADNWETAADIAKQATNQPIGRFLFAPLRLLKPDPETFRLALEATAEDELAGMRRGEKLLEAVIALAPLLGLLGTVLGLIRSLRAIRIGDLGTESTAGVTTGIGESLISTATGLIVAIVSLVFYRLFQSFVVNQVKVFRKAGNDLELLYRQSPPDFSNSPSIITREPSRENFTPPRKRGRNKFSDSPEISDGTDSLDS
- a CDS encoding two-component sensor histidine kinase; translation: MQHRLKDKLERPAIAVIRDYGHLLQVECYPGQLNQVLMNIWVNAINALDELNLKRTDLEIEENPRQITIRTSVNDSQWVEIALAKPR